In a genomic window of Candidatus Peregrinibacteria bacterium:
- a CDS encoding AbrB/MazE/SpoVT family DNA-binding domain-containing protein, protein MSKCKVVRPQSKGMVTIPKEYREALGIDEDSLLEVQLIDNGVQFIKVTYTSEPAPGEVVELFSDKEISEWKRNDKLDGSTIKKLA, encoded by the coding sequence ATGTCAAAATGTAAGGTTGTAAGGCCTCAGTCAAAGGGGATGGTCACAATCCCTAAGGAGTATCGTGAAGCTCTTGGTATCGACGAAGATAGCTTACTTGAGGTTCAATTGATTGATAATGGTGTGCAGTTTATAAAGGTTACATACACATCTGAGCCCGCTCCAGGGGAGGTTGTAGAGCTTTTTTCTGACAAAGAGATCTCTGAATGGAAAAGGAATGACAAGCTGGACGGCTCAACTATAAAAAAATTGGCTTAA
- the efp gene encoding elongation factor P, with protein MLSISQIRTGKIIVIDGDPFVVVKDTFAKQARGAGVMKTTLKNLKTGATISKNFQGNDKVDEADVGYRKCQYMYTDGANYYFMDNNSFEQFELDEEMLGDDVNFLLDGTDIDVRFFEDKPISVNLPPKVVLEVTETDPGVKGDTAAGGSKPATLQTGLVVQVPLFIKVGDKLRINTDTQEYVERAN; from the coding sequence ATGCTTTCTATTTCTCAGATTCGTACCGGAAAAATTATCGTGATCGATGGCGATCCGTTTGTTGTCGTAAAAGACACCTTTGCAAAACAAGCTCGGGGCGCAGGGGTTATGAAAACTACTCTAAAAAACCTAAAGACCGGGGCGACTATAAGTAAGAATTTTCAAGGAAACGATAAAGTGGACGAGGCTGATGTTGGTTACAGAAAATGCCAATATATGTACACCGACGGAGCAAATTACTACTTCATGGACAACAATAGTTTTGAACAGTTTGAACTCGATGAGGAAATGCTCGGCGATGATGTTAATTTCTTACTTGATGGAACGGACATCGATGTTAGGTTTTTTGAAGACAAGCCAATTTCAGTAAACCTACCTCCAAAAGTAGTACTCGAAGTGACTGAAACCGACCCGGGTGTTAAAGGGGATACCGCCGCAGGCGGTTCTAAACCAGCAACCCTTCAAACCGGGCTCGTTGTTCAGGTGCCATTGTTTATTAAGGTTGGCGATAAGCTACGAATAAACACCGACACTCAAGAGTACGTAGAGCGAGCGAACTAG
- a CDS encoding class I SAM-dependent methyltransferase — protein MKEHFEEKIEKVLDYCRELNDEGGQNQYWILSDEAGRFINQKAKEVNAKYILEIGTSIGYSTIFLAEAVRENTGGDVAKGKVYAMESHGPRAAIARANFVNSGLSEFITLVQSHAPEHIPFVDPNTGEALTGKIDILFLDCIKKYYLPCLEATLPLLHLGSLIIADNVISHADQMTDFLNYIKTNSDLESEIFNIGTGVLVAKTLRMTM, from the coding sequence ATGAAAGAACATTTTGAAGAAAAAATAGAAAAAGTACTGGATTACTGCAGGGAACTCAATGATGAGGGCGGCCAGAATCAATACTGGATTTTGTCAGATGAGGCGGGGAGATTTATCAATCAAAAGGCAAAGGAGGTTAATGCGAAATATATATTGGAAATAGGAACGTCCATAGGGTATTCGACGATATTTTTGGCAGAGGCTGTTCGTGAAAATACCGGTGGAGACGTAGCAAAAGGTAAGGTTTATGCGATGGAGTCGCATGGTCCGCGCGCGGCGATAGCGCGCGCGAATTTTGTAAATTCCGGACTTAGTGAATTTATAACTTTAGTTCAGAGCCATGCGCCGGAACATATTCCATTCGTCGATCCAAATACCGGGGAGGCTCTGACAGGCAAGATAGATATTCTTTTCCTAGATTGCATCAAAAAATATTACCTCCCATGCCTCGAGGCAACCCTCCCCCTCCTCCACTTAGGTTCACTTATTATCGCAGACAACGTAATTTCACATGCAGATCAGATGACGGATTTTCTAAATTACATCAAAACAAACTCGGACCTTGAATCTGAAATTTTTAACATCGGGACGGGGGTCTTGGTTGCAAAAACCCTTCGTATGACAATGTAA
- the def gene encoding peptide deformylase: MAIREIQTGLKNPILRTKSKEVEKITPEVKHLIRDMYSTLHLDGIGLSAPQVGENLRIVLVTTYPQTKKEKTYTMINPVITYFSEETEISEEGCLSLPNYFGNVARSKEVILQFRDENWKIQIMRLNSLNARIVQHEIDHIDAILFADKVTGKAKATHGPEEHTL, from the coding sequence ATGGCAATTAGAGAAATACAAACAGGGCTCAAGAATCCTATTTTGAGAACAAAATCCAAAGAAGTTGAGAAAATCACACCAGAGGTAAAACATCTTATTCGTGATATGTATTCAACGTTGCATTTGGATGGTATCGGGCTCAGTGCACCGCAAGTCGGCGAAAATCTTCGAATAGTGCTAGTCACCACGTACCCGCAGACCAAAAAGGAAAAAACATACACCATGATAAATCCTGTGATTACATATTTTTCAGAAGAAACAGAGATTTCAGAAGAAGGCTGCCTTTCACTGCCAAATTATTTTGGAAATGTGGCACGTTCAAAAGAAGTGATACTTCAATTTAGAGATGAAAATTGGAAAATTCAAATAATGCGATTAAACAGCTTAAATGCCCGAATAGTTCAACATGAAATAGACCATATCGATGCAATCCTATTCGCAGACAAAGTCACAGGCAAGGCAAAGGCCACCCATGGGCCAGAGGAGCATACTTTGTAA
- a CDS encoding nucleotidyltransferase substrate binding protein, with translation MHEIITSFKKALNGLEEALGMKPTDIIRDASIQRFEFSVELAWKSTQKFLRTQNVECNSPKSCMKEAFKFGLIQDDPLWVQMMDDKNLTVHTYDEATAEKIYKRLPSYIPLLKKLLEAIQDGL, from the coding sequence ATGCATGAAATAATCACTTCGTTTAAAAAAGCTTTAAATGGGCTTGAGGAGGCGCTTGGGATGAAACCTACGGACATCATCCGAGATGCTTCTATTCAACGTTTTGAATTCTCAGTCGAGCTTGCGTGGAAAAGCACACAAAAATTCTTAAGAACTCAAAATGTAGAGTGTAATTCGCCAAAAAGTTGTATGAAAGAGGCGTTTAAATTTGGACTGATTCAAGACGATCCGCTTTGGGTACAAATGATGGATGATAAAAATCTTACCGTTCATACTTACGATGAAGCTACCGCCGAAAAAATTTATAAACGACTCCCTTCTTATATTCCGCTTTTAAAAAAGCTGCTTGAAGCTATTCAAGATGGGCTGTAA
- a CDS encoding nucleotidyltransferase domain-containing protein, protein MEVDKIIMEIVRIVDTNIGGGARVLLFGSHAKGTETAVSDIDIAIDAGDILGFETFIKIKEAVGEIPTLRSIDIVDFNDIGESLKNSILKNSKEICMK, encoded by the coding sequence ATGGAGGTCGATAAAATCATCATGGAAATAGTACGAATCGTTGACACCAATATCGGTGGTGGTGCGCGAGTTTTGCTCTTTGGATCTCATGCAAAAGGGACTGAAACGGCTGTGTCCGACATCGACATTGCGATAGATGCCGGGGATATTTTGGGTTTTGAAACTTTTATAAAAATCAAAGAGGCTGTCGGGGAAATCCCAACCTTGCGCTCTATAGACATAGTTGATTTCAATGATATCGGGGAAAGTCTGAAAAATTCAATCCTTAAAAATTCAAAAGAAATATGCATGAAATAA